A genomic stretch from Bradyrhizobium sp. 195 includes:
- a CDS encoding recombinase family protein — MRFAPARSRASLATAGIGSNSSRCAAWSIPVLVDQATIYAPRHGNDRLLLGLKGSLNEYEPDLLRQRSLSARYEKARRGELVVAAPVGFVKAGDRYEKDPDRRVQEAIKLVFDKVEELGGARQALCWLHEYNLCR; from the coding sequence GTGCGATTTGCGCCCGCGAGGTCTCGCGCTTCGCTCGCAACAGCCGGGATTGGCAGCAACTCATCGAGATGTGCCGCGTGGTCGATACCGGTTCTGGTCGATCAGGCGACCATCTACGCGCCAAGGCACGGCAACGACCGCCTGCTGCTCGGGCTCAAGGGCAGCCTCAACGAGTACGAGCCGGATCTGTTGCGGCAGCGCTCGCTCTCGGCCCGCTATGAGAAGGCGCGCCGCGGCGAGTTGGTTGTGGCGGCGCCCGTCGGCTTCGTGAAGGCCGGCGACCGTTATGAGAAAGACCCGGATCGGCGTGTCCAGGAAGCGATCAAGCTGGTGTTCGACAAGGTCGAGGAACTGGGCGGCGCGCGACAGGCGCTTTGTTGGCTCCACGAGTACAATCTCTGCCGGTGA
- a CDS encoding IclR family transcriptional regulator, with protein sequence MQNGGRANWLDSWRHSDYWFCTAEPEVSMVRTGVDAVARALAILKAFDPERAAMTLTEIAHATDLYKSTVLRLAASLEADGFLVRGTDRLFRPGPELWRLGALYQRGLDLGDLIRPSLHRLVEATGETASFYIAEGDERICLYRVNSPRSVRHHLEEGQRLPIDRGAAGRVLTAYRDSASADGKKVRDRGFYVSIGERDPEVAAAAVPVIDVHGQLRGALSVSAIRTRFDADARKAAIVVLKSEAKALIGLLPASER encoded by the coding sequence GTGCAGAATGGCGGTCGTGCTAACTGGCTGGACTCTTGGCGTCATTCTGACTATTGGTTCTGCACAGCAGAACCAGAGGTATCGATGGTAAGAACAGGGGTTGATGCGGTCGCGCGGGCACTGGCAATCCTTAAGGCGTTCGACCCGGAACGCGCCGCGATGACGCTGACAGAGATTGCGCATGCGACTGACCTCTACAAGAGCACAGTCCTTCGCCTTGCCGCATCTCTGGAGGCGGATGGCTTCCTGGTGCGGGGTACGGACCGGCTATTTCGACCCGGACCGGAGCTATGGCGCCTTGGGGCGCTCTATCAGCGCGGGCTCGACCTCGGTGACCTGATCAGACCCTCGCTCCATCGTCTGGTCGAGGCAACCGGAGAGACCGCATCCTTCTACATTGCGGAGGGCGACGAGCGCATCTGCCTTTATCGCGTCAATTCTCCGCGTTCGGTCCGGCATCACCTCGAAGAGGGTCAGCGATTGCCGATTGACCGCGGCGCTGCCGGCCGTGTTCTTACCGCCTACCGCGATTCTGCATCAGCCGATGGAAAGAAGGTCAGAGATCGTGGCTTCTACGTCTCGATCGGCGAGCGGGACCCTGAGGTCGCGGCCGCAGCTGTGCCTGTGATCGACGTTCATGGTCAATTGCGCGGCGCCCTCTCGGTCTCCGCCATTCGGACTCGCTTTGATGCAGATGCTCGGAAGGCTGCGATTGTAGTTCTGAAGTCCGAGGCTAAAGCGCTGATCGGTCTGCTGCCTGCAAGCGAGCGCTGA
- a CDS encoding ABC transporter ATP-binding protein has product MGRPGLAVDLRDVMIRFGDFTAVKSMNLQVAETEFVAVVGPTGCGKSTILNTVTGLLKPAAGDVRIFGKSLTGLNGQSGYMLQQEGLLPWKTAQDNVGLGLVFQGSSIAKAREQARPWLAKVGLKGFEERYPHQLSGGQRKRVAMAQTLIMEPKIVLMDEPFSALDVHTRRLMHRILLDLWQADRRSLIFITHDLDEAITLADRVVVMSAGPASSMVADVRITLPRPRDVSALQTTDEFIALYREIWSLLGAEVEKSYVTQG; this is encoded by the coding sequence ATGGGGCGGCCGGGACTTGCCGTGGACTTGCGCGACGTGATGATTCGCTTCGGCGACTTCACGGCCGTCAAAAGCATGAACCTCCAGGTGGCCGAGACTGAATTCGTTGCAGTGGTGGGGCCGACCGGCTGCGGAAAATCGACCATTCTCAACACCGTCACCGGACTGCTGAAGCCCGCCGCCGGCGACGTTCGCATTTTCGGCAAGTCTCTTACGGGCCTGAACGGTCAGTCCGGCTACATGCTTCAACAGGAAGGGCTGCTGCCCTGGAAGACCGCCCAGGACAATGTCGGCCTCGGGCTCGTCTTTCAGGGCAGCTCGATCGCGAAAGCGCGCGAGCAGGCACGGCCCTGGCTCGCCAAGGTCGGATTGAAGGGATTCGAGGAGCGCTATCCGCATCAATTGTCCGGCGGCCAGCGCAAGCGCGTTGCGATGGCACAAACCCTGATCATGGAGCCCAAAATCGTTCTCATGGATGAGCCGTTCTCCGCGCTGGACGTTCACACACGCCGACTCATGCACCGCATCCTGCTCGACCTCTGGCAGGCGGACCGGCGCTCGCTCATCTTCATCACCCATGATCTCGATGAGGCGATCACGCTGGCGGACCGCGTCGTTGTGATGTCTGCCGGTCCCGCCAGCAGCATGGTTGCCGACGTCAGGATCACGCTGCCTCGTCCGCGCGATGTTTCTGCGCTGCAGACCACCGACGAATTCATAGCGCTCTATCGTGAAATCTGGTCGCTGCTCGGCGCCGAAGTGGAGAAAAGCTATGTCACGCAGGGGTAG
- a CDS encoding ABC transporter permease, which translates to MSRRGRVALTQFAIVLGLILIWELGVWAGLIDPFFFPAPSTLVARIGLWMSTADFWTDIGITLLETVLSFLAGIGIGTALGIWLGLSPFAAEVVQPFIKMFNAIPRILLGPIFVIWFGLGLTSKVALGVTLVLFVAFFNTFQGVREVNPVVLANARLLRASKSSLLRHVYLPSATTWILSSLRVSVGMAMMGAVVAEYLGSSAGLGHLIAQAEGVLDATGVFAGIIVLSAFVVVLDAIVDCAEKRLLVWRPAPAHES; encoded by the coding sequence ATGTCACGCAGGGGTAGGGTCGCTCTCACGCAGTTCGCCATCGTCCTTGGCCTGATCCTGATCTGGGAATTGGGCGTGTGGGCCGGACTGATCGATCCCTTCTTCTTTCCGGCACCGTCGACACTTGTCGCAAGGATCGGGCTGTGGATGTCGACGGCGGACTTTTGGACCGATATTGGCATAACATTGCTGGAGACGGTCCTGTCGTTCCTGGCTGGCATCGGGATCGGCACAGCACTTGGTATCTGGCTGGGCTTAAGCCCGTTCGCTGCCGAAGTCGTTCAGCCCTTTATCAAGATGTTCAATGCAATCCCGCGGATCTTGCTTGGACCCATTTTCGTCATCTGGTTCGGATTGGGCCTCACCTCCAAGGTTGCGCTCGGCGTCACGCTGGTTCTATTCGTCGCATTCTTTAACACGTTCCAGGGCGTCCGCGAGGTCAATCCGGTCGTGCTGGCGAATGCCCGCCTGCTGCGTGCATCGAAGTCGTCCCTGCTACGGCACGTCTACCTGCCGTCCGCCACGACCTGGATTCTGTCGAGCCTGCGGGTGTCCGTCGGCATGGCCATGATGGGCGCCGTGGTCGCTGAATATCTCGGCTCGTCCGCAGGATTGGGGCACTTAATTGCGCAGGCCGAAGGCGTCCTCGATGCGACGGGAGTGTTCGCAGGAATTATCGTTCTCTCCGCCTTCGTCGTTGTCCTCGATGCCATTGTCGACTGCGCGGAAAAGCGGCTCCTGGTCTGGCGGCCGGCGCCTGCGCACGAAAGCTGA